One genomic window of Bacillus mycoides includes the following:
- a CDS encoding Hsp20/alpha crystallin family protein gives MSEEKKDSSRPPVRNYLKQIDDFFEQTPLRGVIADLNHFFQKGNRLLTFPVDLYEVDDELVVTAELPGIQKEQIQIEIQSEYLKVSVKEDILEETEEESSHNYYRRERSISEASRIIKLPYLINKKTAKASYQNGVLEIRAPKLPQQHDILSID, from the coding sequence ATGAGTGAAGAAAAAAAAGATTCTTCTCGCCCACCGGTTCGTAATTATTTAAAGCAAATTGATGATTTTTTCGAACAAACACCTCTTCGTGGCGTAATTGCTGATTTAAATCATTTTTTCCAAAAAGGAAACCGTTTATTAACATTCCCAGTAGATTTATACGAAGTTGATGACGAACTCGTCGTTACAGCCGAACTACCAGGTATACAAAAAGAACAAATTCAAATTGAAATACAAAGCGAATACTTAAAAGTCTCTGTAAAAGAAGATATACTTGAAGAGACAGAAGAAGAGTCTTCTCACAATTATTATCGCCGAGAACGTTCCATTTCAGAAGCGTCAAGAATTATTAAGTTACCATATTTAATTAATAAAAAAACAGCGAAAGCTTCTTATCAAAACGGTGTATTAGAAATTCGTGCACCGAAATTGCCACAACAGCATGACATTTTATCCATAGACTAA
- a CDS encoding SCO family protein: MKRYQKLIGLMVVFCLFVLAGCSSSGSKLRKPLNWDLETFQFTNQEGKPFGTKDLKGKVWVADFMFTNCQTVCPPMTANMAKLQKMAKEEKLDVQFVSFSVDPDLDKPENLKAFIQKFTEDTSNWNLLTGYSLEDITKFSKDNFQSLVDKPENGQVMHGTSFYLIDQNGKVMKKYSGISNTPYEDIIRDMKRLAD, translated from the coding sequence ATGAAGCGTTATCAAAAATTAATTGGTCTTATGGTTGTATTTTGTCTCTTTGTACTTGCCGGTTGTAGCAGCTCAGGGTCAAAATTACGTAAACCGTTAAACTGGGATTTAGAAACTTTCCAATTTACAAATCAAGAAGGAAAGCCGTTTGGTACAAAAGATTTAAAAGGGAAAGTTTGGGTAGCTGATTTCATGTTTACAAACTGTCAAACAGTGTGTCCCCCAATGACTGCTAATATGGCTAAATTACAAAAAATGGCTAAGGAAGAGAAATTGGATGTTCAGTTTGTTTCGTTTAGTGTAGATCCTGACCTTGATAAACCAGAAAATTTGAAAGCTTTCATTCAAAAGTTTACAGAAGATACAAGTAACTGGAACTTGTTAACAGGTTATTCACTGGAGGATATTACAAAGTTTTCAAAAGATAACTTCCAATCGCTTGTAGATAAACCAGAGAATGGGCAAGTGATGCACGGTACATCATTTTATTTAATTGATCAAAATGGAAAAGTAATGAAAAAATATAGTGGTATTAGTAATACACCATACGAAGATATTATACGTGATATGAAGCGATTAGCTGATTAA